In Mauremys reevesii isolate NIE-2019 linkage group 8, ASM1616193v1, whole genome shotgun sequence, a single genomic region encodes these proteins:
- the LOC120370195 gene encoding collagen alpha-1(I) chain-like: MVLGAHTLLPGALGERRDGDEGSALLPGASGEQRDGTGRGRGPGPAARGVGGGTGRGRGPGPAARGVGGATGRDGDEGSALLPGRRGAMGRTGRGPSPAARAPGSDGTDGTRLSPAARAPGSGGTDGTRARPAAWGAGERRTDGTRPALLPGRRGATGRDGDEGTALRPGASGERRDGTGTRARPCCPGRRGSDGTGTRARPCCPGRRGSDGTGTRARPCCPGRRGSDGTGRGRGPGPAARGVGGAMGRGRGPGPAAQGIGGATGRDEARPAARAPGSGGRTGRGPPCCPGARGATDGTGRGPPCCPGAGERRDGTGRGPPCCPGAGERRMGRDEARPAARAPGSDGRDEGSPCCPGVGERRDGTGRGPPCCPGVGERRTDGTRARPAARAPGSGGTGTTARPCCPGRRGSDGTGRGQGPGPAAWGVGGAMGEGRGRGPGPAAWGVGGATGQDGDEGPALLPGRRGATGTGRGPPCCPGVVGGTGRGRGPGPAARGVGGATGRDGDEGPALLPGRRGAADGDEARPAARALGEPAGRDEGPPCCPGIGERRTDGDEARPAARAPGSGGTGTRPALLPGRRERRTGRGLALLPGSRGATDGRDEGPPCCPGAGERRTGRGPPCCPGVGERRTDGDEGPPCCPGAGERRTGRGPPCCPGAGERRTGTRPALLPGRRGATDGRDEGPPCCLGRRGAADGDEGPALLPGASGSDGTGTRARPCCPGAGERRTGRGPALLPGRRGADGTGTRPALLPGRRGAAGRDEGPPCCPGAGERRDGTRARPAARAPGSDGTGTRARPCCPGRRGSDGTGTRARPCCPGRRGSHVVLAVRGSDAAGRGSGSAVP; encoded by the coding sequence ATGGTCCTGGGCGCCCACACCCTGCTGCCCGGGGCGTTGGGGGAGCGACGGGACGGGGACGAGGGCTCAGCCCTGCTGCCCGGGGCGTCGGGGGAGcaacgggacgggacgggacggggaCGAGGGCCCGGCCCTGCTGCCCGGGGCGTCGGGGGAGGGACGGGACGGGGACGAGGGCCCGGCCCTGCTGCCCGGGGCGTCGGGGGAGCGACGGGACGGGACGGGGACGAGGGCTCAGCCCTGCTGCCCGGGCGCCGGGGAGCAATGGGACGGACGGGACgagggcccagccctgctgcccgggcGCCGGGGAGCGACGGGACGGACGGGACGAGGCTCAGCCCTGCTGCCCGGGCGCCGGGGAGCGGCGGGACGGACGGGACGAGGGCCCGCCCTGCTGCCTGGGGCGCCGGGGAGCGACGGACGGACGGGACGAGgcccgccctgctgcccgggcGCCGGGGAGCGACGGGACGGGACGGGGACGAGGGCACGGCCCTGCGGCCCGGGGCGTCGGGGGAGCGACGGGACGGGACGGGGACGAGGGCCCGGCCCTGCTGCCCGGGGCGTCGGGGGAGCGACGGGACGGGGACGAGGGCCCGGCCCTGCTGCCCGGGGCGTCGGGGGAGCGACGGGACGGGGACGAGGGCCCGGCCCTGCTGCCCGGGGCGTCGGGGGAGCGACGGGACGGGACGGGGACGAGGGCCCGGCCCTGCTGCCCGGGGCGTTGGGGGAGCGATGGGACGGGGACGAgggcctggccctgctgcccagggcatcGGGGGAGCGACGGGACGGGACGAGgcccgccctgctgcccgggcGCCGGGGAGCGGCGGACGGACGGGACGAGgcccgccctgctgcccgggcGCCAGGGGAGCGACGGATGGGACGGGACGAGgcccgccctgctgcccgggcGCCGGGGAGCGACGGGATGGGACGGGACGAGgcccgccctgctgcccgggcGCCGGGGAGCGACGGATGGGACGGGACGAGgcccgccctgctgcccgggcGCCGGGGAGCGACGGACGGGACGAGGGCTCGCCCTGCTGCCCGGGAGTCGGGGAGCGACGGGATGGGACGGGACGAGgcccgccctgctgcccgggAGTCGGGGAGCGACGGACGGACGGGACGAGGgcccgccctgctgcccgggcGCCGGGGAGCGGCGGGACGGGGACGACGGCTCGGCCCTGCTGCCCGGGGCGTCGGGGGAGCGACGGGACGGGACGGGGACAAGGGCCcggccctgctgcctggggcgTCGGGGGAGCGATGGGAGAGGGACGGGGACGAGGGCCcggccctgctgcctggggcgTCGGGGGAGCGACGGGACAGGACGGGGACGAGGGCCCGGCCCTGCTGCCCGGGCGCCGGGGAGCGACGGGGACGGGACGAGgcccgccctgctgcccgggcGTCGTGGGAGGGACGGGACGGGGACGAGGGCCCGGCCCTGCTGCCCGGGGCGTCGGGGGAGCGACGGGCCGGGACGGGGACGAGGGCCCGGCCCTGCTGCCCGGGCGCCGGGGAGCGGCGGACGGGGACGAGgcccgccctgctgcccgggcGTTGGGGGAGCCGGCGGGACGGGACGAGGGCCCGCCCTGCTGCCCAGGCATCGGGGAGCGACGGACGGACGGGGACGAGgcccgccctgctgcccgggcGCCGGGGAGCGGCGGGACGGGGACGAGgcccgccctgctgcccgggcGCCGGGAGCGACGGACGGGACGAGGGCTCGCCCTGCTGCCCGGGAGTCGGGGAGCGACGGACGGACGGGACGAGGgcccgccctgctgcccgggcGCCGGGGAGCGACGGACGGGACGAGgcccgccctgctgcccgggAGTCGGGGAGCGACGGACGGACGGGGACGAGGgcccgccctgctgcccgggcGCCGGGGAGCGACGGACGGGACGAGgcccgccctgctgcccgggcGCCGGGGAGCGGCGGACGGGGACGAGgcccgccctgctgcccgggcGCCGGGGAGCGACGGACGGACGGGACGAGGGCCCGCCCTGCTGCCTGGGGCGCCGGGGAGCGGCGGACGGGGACGAGGGCCCGGCCCTGCTGCCCGGGGCGTCGGGGAGCGATGGGACGGGGACGAGGGCCCGGCCCTGCTGCCCGGGCGCCGGGGAGCGGCGGACGGGACGAGGgcccgccctgctgcccgggcGCCGGGGAGCGGACGGGACGGGGACGAGgcccgccctgctgcccgggcGCCGGGGAGCGGCGGGACGGGACGAGGgcccgccctgctgcccgggcGCCGGGGAGCGGCGGGACGGGACGAGGgcccgccctgctgcccgggcGCCGGGGAGCGACGGGACGGGGACGAGGGCCCGGCCCTGCTGCCCGGGGCGTCGGGGGAGCGATGGGACGGGGACGAGGGCCCGGCCCTGCTGCCCGGGGCGTCGGGGGAGCCATGTGGTACTGGCTGTGAGGGGCTCAGacgctgcagggaggggctctggcagtgccGTACCTTAG
- the RGS14 gene encoding regulator of G-protein signaling 14 isoform X2: MPGKAKHLGVQSGHMGLAVSDGELNSSGARGSSHSVHSLPGAQSAGYTAQLPVASWAESFETLLQDRVAVTYFTLAQEARRIYDEFLSSHAVSPVNIDRQAWIGEEMLATPTPDMFRVQQLQIFNLMKFDSYARFVKSPLFQACMRAENEGQPLPDLRAHSRNSSPPPDLSKKAKLKLGKSLPLGVEVAGSCAGRSPQRSFRRGERREPSWTEVEDGNGGSSLWRESQGSLNSSASLDLGFLSSSCSSSSMASSSRAESHRKSLGGTEPDPQARPSKYCCVYLPDGTASLASVRAGVSIRDMLAGLCEKRGFSLPDIKVYLVGNEQKALVLDQDSVVLMDQEVKLENRVSFELEISPLSKTVRITAKSTKCLREALQPVLGKYGVDVERALLRRQGEPGALDLEKLVSTVAAQKLILEAATEVKATGASDTVAAASPLRCKEGAPTGTEVEADMLSEVPPSFTRSRPAAPRGMNRCTYDLEGLVELLNRAQSCRANDQRGLLSKEVLVLPDFLQLPGQDAGPSESSERQHGPCDASPTPKGAGAPCPLDPALAQPPVHSELH; encoded by the exons ATGCCTGGGAAAGCAAAGCACCTGGGCGTTCAAAGCGGCCACATG GGCCTGGCTGTGTCAGATGGAG AGTTAAACAGCTCCGGGGCCCGGGGCAGTAGCCACAGTGTGCACAGCCTGCCTGGTGCCCAGAGCGCAGGCTACACTGCGCAGCTGCCTGTGGCCAGCTGGGCCGAGTCCTTCGAGACACTGCTGCAGGACCGGGTGGCCGTCACCTACTTCACC CTGGCCCAGGAGGCCCGGCGGATCTATGACGAGTTCCTGTCCAGCCACGCGGTCAGCCCCGTTAACATCGACCGGCAGGCCTGGATCGGGGAGGAAATGctggccacccccacccccgacatgTTCCGAGTCCAACAGCTCCAG ATCTTTAACCTGATGAAGTTCGACAGCTACGCGCGCTTCGTGAAGTCCCCGCTGTTCCAGGCGTGTATGAGGGCTGAGAATGAGGGACAGCCGCTCCCCGACCTGCGGGCTCACTCCCGGAACAGCAGCCCCCCACCCGACCTCAGCAAG AAGGCGAAGCTGAAGCTGGGGAAGTCCCTGccactgggggtggaggtggccgGCAGCTGTGCTGGCAGGAGCCCCCAGAGGTCCTTCAGGAGAGGGGAGCGGAGGGAGCCCTCGTGGACAG AGGTGGAAGACGGCAATGGGGGCTCGTCCCTGTGGCGTGAGTCCCAGGGCTCCCTGAATTCCTCTGCGAGCCTGGACCTGGGCTTCCTCTCGTcgtcctgcagcagcagcagcatggccagcagctccCGGGCAGAG AGCCACAGGAAGAGCCTGGGAGGCACAGAGCCCGACCCACAGGCCAGGCCCAGCAAGTACTGCTGTGTGTACCTGCCGGACGGCACGGCCTCGCTGGCCTCGGTGCGGGCTGGCGTCTCCATCCGCGACATGCTGGCAGGCCTCTGTGAGAAGCGCGGCTTCAGCCTCCCTGACATCAAGGTCTACCTGGTTGGCAATGAACAG AAGGCTCTGGTGCTGGACCAGGACAGCGTGGTTCTGATGGACCAGGAGGTGAAGCTGGAGAACAGAGTCAGTTTCGA GTTGGAAATTTCCCCCCTCAGTAAAACAGTGCGAATCACTGCAAAGTCGACCAAGTGCCTGCGGGAGGCGCTGCAGCCTGTGCTGGGGAAGTACGGTGTGGATGTGGAGCGGGCACTGCTGCGGCGG CAGGGGGAGCCGGGAGCCCTGGACCTGGAGAAGCTGGTCAGCACCGTGGCTGCGCAGAAGCTCATCCTGGAAGCTGCGACAG AAGTGAAAGCGACTGGCGCTAGTGACACTGTTGCGGCTGCTTCCCCCCTTCGGTGCAAG gaGGGCGCCCCCACAGGCACGGAGGTGGAAGCAGACATGCTGTCAGAGGTGCCCCCCTCCTTCACCAGGTCCAGGCCAGCAGCCCCGCGGGGCATGAACCGGTGCACGTATGACCTGGAAG GGCTGGTGGAGCTGCTGAACCGGGCCCAGAGCTGCAGGGCCAACGACCAGCGTGGGCTGCTCTCTAAAGAGGTCCTGGTCCTGCCCGACTTCCtgcagctgccagggcaggatgcTGGCCCCAGCGAGAGCTCTGAGCGGCAGCATGGCCCCTGCGATGCCAGCCCCACACCAAAGGGGGCTGGTGCCCCTTGCCCCCTGGATCCCGCACTGGCGCAGCCACCTGTCCACTCTGAACTGCACTGA
- the RGS14 gene encoding regulator of G-protein signaling 14 isoform X1, with product MPGKAKHLGVQSGHMGLAVSDGELNSSGARGSSHSVHSLPGAQSAGYTAQLPVASWAESFETLLQDRVAVTYFTEFLKKEFSAENVYFWQACERFQQIPARNTQQLAQEARRIYDEFLSSHAVSPVNIDRQAWIGEEMLATPTPDMFRVQQLQIFNLMKFDSYARFVKSPLFQACMRAENEGQPLPDLRAHSRNSSPPPDLSKKAKLKLGKSLPLGVEVAGSCAGRSPQRSFRRGERREPSWTEVEDGNGGSSLWRESQGSLNSSASLDLGFLSSSCSSSSMASSSRAESHRKSLGGTEPDPQARPSKYCCVYLPDGTASLASVRAGVSIRDMLAGLCEKRGFSLPDIKVYLVGNEQKALVLDQDSVVLMDQEVKLENRVSFELEISPLSKTVRITAKSTKCLREALQPVLGKYGVDVERALLRRQGEPGALDLEKLVSTVAAQKLILEAATEVKATGASDTVAAASPLRCKEGAPTGTEVEADMLSEVPPSFTRSRPAAPRGMNRCTYDLEGLVELLNRAQSCRANDQRGLLSKEVLVLPDFLQLPGQDAGPSESSERQHGPCDASPTPKGAGAPCPLDPALAQPPVHSELH from the exons ATGCCTGGGAAAGCAAAGCACCTGGGCGTTCAAAGCGGCCACATG GGCCTGGCTGTGTCAGATGGAG AGTTAAACAGCTCCGGGGCCCGGGGCAGTAGCCACAGTGTGCACAGCCTGCCTGGTGCCCAGAGCGCAGGCTACACTGCGCAGCTGCCTGTGGCCAGCTGGGCCGAGTCCTTCGAGACACTGCTGCAGGACCGGGTGGCCGTCACCTACTTCACC gagTTCCTGAAGAAGGAGTTTAGCGCTGAGAACGTTTACTTCTGGCAGGCGTGTGAGCGATTCCAGCAGATCCCAGCCAGAAACACACAGCAG CTGGCCCAGGAGGCCCGGCGGATCTATGACGAGTTCCTGTCCAGCCACGCGGTCAGCCCCGTTAACATCGACCGGCAGGCCTGGATCGGGGAGGAAATGctggccacccccacccccgacatgTTCCGAGTCCAACAGCTCCAG ATCTTTAACCTGATGAAGTTCGACAGCTACGCGCGCTTCGTGAAGTCCCCGCTGTTCCAGGCGTGTATGAGGGCTGAGAATGAGGGACAGCCGCTCCCCGACCTGCGGGCTCACTCCCGGAACAGCAGCCCCCCACCCGACCTCAGCAAG AAGGCGAAGCTGAAGCTGGGGAAGTCCCTGccactgggggtggaggtggccgGCAGCTGTGCTGGCAGGAGCCCCCAGAGGTCCTTCAGGAGAGGGGAGCGGAGGGAGCCCTCGTGGACAG AGGTGGAAGACGGCAATGGGGGCTCGTCCCTGTGGCGTGAGTCCCAGGGCTCCCTGAATTCCTCTGCGAGCCTGGACCTGGGCTTCCTCTCGTcgtcctgcagcagcagcagcatggccagcagctccCGGGCAGAG AGCCACAGGAAGAGCCTGGGAGGCACAGAGCCCGACCCACAGGCCAGGCCCAGCAAGTACTGCTGTGTGTACCTGCCGGACGGCACGGCCTCGCTGGCCTCGGTGCGGGCTGGCGTCTCCATCCGCGACATGCTGGCAGGCCTCTGTGAGAAGCGCGGCTTCAGCCTCCCTGACATCAAGGTCTACCTGGTTGGCAATGAACAG AAGGCTCTGGTGCTGGACCAGGACAGCGTGGTTCTGATGGACCAGGAGGTGAAGCTGGAGAACAGAGTCAGTTTCGA GTTGGAAATTTCCCCCCTCAGTAAAACAGTGCGAATCACTGCAAAGTCGACCAAGTGCCTGCGGGAGGCGCTGCAGCCTGTGCTGGGGAAGTACGGTGTGGATGTGGAGCGGGCACTGCTGCGGCGG CAGGGGGAGCCGGGAGCCCTGGACCTGGAGAAGCTGGTCAGCACCGTGGCTGCGCAGAAGCTCATCCTGGAAGCTGCGACAG AAGTGAAAGCGACTGGCGCTAGTGACACTGTTGCGGCTGCTTCCCCCCTTCGGTGCAAG gaGGGCGCCCCCACAGGCACGGAGGTGGAAGCAGACATGCTGTCAGAGGTGCCCCCCTCCTTCACCAGGTCCAGGCCAGCAGCCCCGCGGGGCATGAACCGGTGCACGTATGACCTGGAAG GGCTGGTGGAGCTGCTGAACCGGGCCCAGAGCTGCAGGGCCAACGACCAGCGTGGGCTGCTCTCTAAAGAGGTCCTGGTCCTGCCCGACTTCCtgcagctgccagggcaggatgcTGGCCCCAGCGAGAGCTCTGAGCGGCAGCATGGCCCCTGCGATGCCAGCCCCACACCAAAGGGGGCTGGTGCCCCTTGCCCCCTGGATCCCGCACTGGCGCAGCCACCTGTCCACTCTGAACTGCACTGA
- the RGS14 gene encoding regulator of G-protein signaling 14 isoform X3, which translates to MELAQEARRIYDEFLSSHAVSPVNIDRQAWIGEEMLATPTPDMFRVQQLQIFNLMKFDSYARFVKSPLFQACMRAENEGQPLPDLRAHSRNSSPPPDLSKKAKLKLGKSLPLGVEVAGSCAGRSPQRSFRRGERREPSWTEVEDGNGGSSLWRESQGSLNSSASLDLGFLSSSCSSSSMASSSRAESHRKSLGGTEPDPQARPSKYCCVYLPDGTASLASVRAGVSIRDMLAGLCEKRGFSLPDIKVYLVGNEQKALVLDQDSVVLMDQEVKLENRVSFELEISPLSKTVRITAKSTKCLREALQPVLGKYGVDVERALLRRQGEPGALDLEKLVSTVAAQKLILEAATEVKATGASDTVAAASPLRCKEGAPTGTEVEADMLSEVPPSFTRSRPAAPRGMNRCTYDLEGLVELLNRAQSCRANDQRGLLSKEVLVLPDFLQLPGQDAGPSESSERQHGPCDASPTPKGAGAPCPLDPALAQPPVHSELH; encoded by the exons ATGGAG CTGGCCCAGGAGGCCCGGCGGATCTATGACGAGTTCCTGTCCAGCCACGCGGTCAGCCCCGTTAACATCGACCGGCAGGCCTGGATCGGGGAGGAAATGctggccacccccacccccgacatgTTCCGAGTCCAACAGCTCCAG ATCTTTAACCTGATGAAGTTCGACAGCTACGCGCGCTTCGTGAAGTCCCCGCTGTTCCAGGCGTGTATGAGGGCTGAGAATGAGGGACAGCCGCTCCCCGACCTGCGGGCTCACTCCCGGAACAGCAGCCCCCCACCCGACCTCAGCAAG AAGGCGAAGCTGAAGCTGGGGAAGTCCCTGccactgggggtggaggtggccgGCAGCTGTGCTGGCAGGAGCCCCCAGAGGTCCTTCAGGAGAGGGGAGCGGAGGGAGCCCTCGTGGACAG AGGTGGAAGACGGCAATGGGGGCTCGTCCCTGTGGCGTGAGTCCCAGGGCTCCCTGAATTCCTCTGCGAGCCTGGACCTGGGCTTCCTCTCGTcgtcctgcagcagcagcagcatggccagcagctccCGGGCAGAG AGCCACAGGAAGAGCCTGGGAGGCACAGAGCCCGACCCACAGGCCAGGCCCAGCAAGTACTGCTGTGTGTACCTGCCGGACGGCACGGCCTCGCTGGCCTCGGTGCGGGCTGGCGTCTCCATCCGCGACATGCTGGCAGGCCTCTGTGAGAAGCGCGGCTTCAGCCTCCCTGACATCAAGGTCTACCTGGTTGGCAATGAACAG AAGGCTCTGGTGCTGGACCAGGACAGCGTGGTTCTGATGGACCAGGAGGTGAAGCTGGAGAACAGAGTCAGTTTCGA GTTGGAAATTTCCCCCCTCAGTAAAACAGTGCGAATCACTGCAAAGTCGACCAAGTGCCTGCGGGAGGCGCTGCAGCCTGTGCTGGGGAAGTACGGTGTGGATGTGGAGCGGGCACTGCTGCGGCGG CAGGGGGAGCCGGGAGCCCTGGACCTGGAGAAGCTGGTCAGCACCGTGGCTGCGCAGAAGCTCATCCTGGAAGCTGCGACAG AAGTGAAAGCGACTGGCGCTAGTGACACTGTTGCGGCTGCTTCCCCCCTTCGGTGCAAG gaGGGCGCCCCCACAGGCACGGAGGTGGAAGCAGACATGCTGTCAGAGGTGCCCCCCTCCTTCACCAGGTCCAGGCCAGCAGCCCCGCGGGGCATGAACCGGTGCACGTATGACCTGGAAG GGCTGGTGGAGCTGCTGAACCGGGCCCAGAGCTGCAGGGCCAACGACCAGCGTGGGCTGCTCTCTAAAGAGGTCCTGGTCCTGCCCGACTTCCtgcagctgccagggcaggatgcTGGCCCCAGCGAGAGCTCTGAGCGGCAGCATGGCCCCTGCGATGCCAGCCCCACACCAAAGGGGGCTGGTGCCCCTTGCCCCCTGGATCCCGCACTGGCGCAGCCACCTGTCCACTCTGAACTGCACTGA